The DNA window CCACCGCCTGGAGCAGCAGGATGCTGTGAGGCAAGAGCCGCCATGAGAACAGCTGGGTGGCCTTGGGGAGCTGGAACAGGGTGGAAAGGACGAGACCTCCCCAGATGACGGCGGAGAGGCCAGCGATCAACGCACCGACGCGCCGCAACGGCGCCGCGCCGCGGGTGGCGAGACAGAGCGCGCCGGCGCCGCCGAGGAGCAGCCAGGCCACGGCCGACTGGAACTCCCCCTTGTGCTTGATGGCGTCATAGTGGTGCGGAGCACGGATCTTGAAGAGTATCTCCTGCGCTGCGGCCTGATTGGGCGCGTTCGCCGCGCCGAGGAGCACAGGCAAAAACAGGAGAACGACCGCGCTCGGTACGAGGAGCTGAAGCAGCAGCCGGGGGCCCAGCCCCTCTCGACCCATCGCGAGATGCGCGATGAGCAGCGCCATGACGAGCAGGACCAGGTAGTTCGCGTGGAACAGCCCACTCAGCGCGGCGCACAGACCGGACGCAAGCCACTGCCCCCGGGCGAAGAAAGCCGCAGCTCCCAGCAACCCGAGACTCGCCAGCGTGGAGGGTTGGAAGAACTTGTCGAAGACGTAGGTCGCCGTGGCCCCGTCCGTGCGCGTCTGGAAGGCGAGGGCGAGCATCATGAGAAAGGCTGGCAATGCGCGCTTCGGGCCGCAGAGCGCGCGGAGCAGCGCGTACATGCACAGCGCGCCGGCCGCGACCACGGCCGTGTGCGCGATGCCGATCGCCCATCCCCGGGGGTCGACGGCGATGAGGCCCGCAGCCAGATATTTGAACGTGGGGTGATACTGGGTGGTCTGGGTGACGAACCAGTCTCGCTGCAGGATGCTGGGATCGAGCAACCTCAGGGAGCCGAGCATGTAGACCAGTTGATTGTCGGCACCGTAGTTATGCCCGAAGCTCAAGCCGAAGCAGACCGACGCCACCGACGCCAGAAAGACGTCGAGCGTGTTTCGAAGCTTACTGATTGGATAAGACACGGTCGCGCTCTATCACAGGTCTCGCGCCGCGGCTCGACCAGCGTGGGAAGGGAGAGAGGGCGATCGTGGGGCGGATCCGCTTCGAAAAAGCGCCGCGGTTTCGGTCGTCTCCCGGGGCACCGTGGCCACGTCATGACGCGGTGTTTCAATGACGCGATGGGACCCACGGCGAGCGCTCCGCGTATCAGCGTCACGTCCGCTCAGTCCAAGGCGTCGTCCCCTGGTCATTCATTCGAGGGCGAAATAGAGGGCCACTCCGGAAATGCAGCTTCCGGAGCCACGCGGCGCGACTGGATGACGTCAATCTGCCGTCCATCCCTCGACAATCCGTCGTCGCGTCTCGTCAATACGTCGGTCAATTCACCCACCAATCCACGGTTCAATCTGTCGATTGACATCGTGATGCGCCCATCCGGCCGTCAGCCGCGCGGAAGTCGCGAGAAGCCGCGAGAAGTCGTGAGAACTCATGGGAGCTCATGGGAATTCGAGCGTGCTCGGGGCCGGCCTCGACGGTCCACGCGACGGTTCCACGCCGAGATCTCGCGCTCCGAAGCGGCGTTGACACGCGGAATGAAGCCGTGTTCTCCTGAAGGATTCGTCTTTGATTCAAAATCCGTGAGCAGGATTCGAGCGTCATGGGCGCATTGACACCACACTCGATGTCGATGGATACTGGCCGGATTTTCTCGATAGCGACTTTCGAAGAACTCAATCCTATGATTGACATTGAACCTCACCCGACTAGATATGAGGACATCGCAGGCCGCTCCCCGGACGGGGCAGGCCCATCCCAATCAGCCATTTGGGGCGTTCTGGTGCCTTGTTCTCGGAGGTCGTGTCATGGGTCTTCGTCGTTTCACCGCAGCCTCTCTCGCCATCTCCACCCTCGCCATTGCAAGCAGCGCACATGCGCTGAACGTCACACCGACCGATAACGCTCAGGCCCTGGCCAACGCTCTGCTCGGGAGCGGCGGCGCCGTCAGCATCACCTCCGTCAGCTACTCGGGTGCGGCTCACGCCTCGGGCCTCTTCACGGACGGGCCGCTCGGCCTCGCGGATGGCACGCTCCTCACGACGGGCAGAGCAATCGACGCGCTCCCTCCGAACTCGTCGCCGACCACGACGACCGCGAACAACCTTCCCGGGCATCCGCTCTGCGACGCGCTGATTCCGGGGTACACCAGCTACGACGCCTCGATCCTCACCATCACCTTCGATCTGGCGGCCTCGTTCAATGGTATCCAGTTCAACTCGGTGTTCGGCAGCGAGGAGTTCCCCGAGTGGGTCGGCTCCTCCTACAATGACGTCTACGGTGTCTATCTGAACGGGTCGCAGGTGGCGTTCGATGACAATGGCGCGCCGATCACCATCAACGGGCCGTTCTTCAGCAGCGGCTCCGTCGTCCTCACGCCCGCGAACGGCACGGAGTACAACGGGACCACGGGGATCTTGAATACCCGGGCGCCGCTGGCCGGAGGCTCGACGAACAACCTGCTCCAGATCGTGATCTGTGACGCTGGCGACACGGCGTTCGACAGCGGTGCATTCGTCTCGGGCCTCAATGGTTGCATCGGTGAGGACTGCAGCGGCACGGTCCCGTGCGCTCTCATCGACAACGACGGCGACGGCATCAACTCGTGCGACGATTGCGACGACGCCAACCCCAACACCTACCCCGGCGCGCCGGAGTACTGCGATGGCGTCGATAACAACTGCAATGGTGAGATCGACGAGGGCGGCGTCTGCGCGCCGGTGTGCGTGACGGTCCAGCGCGGCACCTTCGGCCACGCCGAGGATGCGTCGATCTACCCGCTGTCCCCGAACTACAACGAGGGCGCTCTGGCGAGCCTCCGGACCGGAAACACCAGCCCCCCGAAGAAGGCGCTCGTGCAGTTCGACCTCAACTTCGTGCCGTCGGGCGCGATCGTGACCCAGGCGAGCTTCGGCATCTTCCAGGAGTACACGACGCTGCAGAACCCCATCAACATCCACCAGGTGCTGGCGCCGTGGACCGAGAGCACGGTCACGGCCGGGAGCCTCAACAACAACTGGGATCCCGCCGTGCTCGCTTCCTTCACGACCGTGTCGGGCACCGCGGCCCACGCTGTGGACGTCACCACCATCGTGAGCGAGTGGGTGTACGGGATCGAAGCCAACCACGGCTTCCTGCTCGAGGAAGGCGCGTCTCCGGCGCTGCACTCCTACCGCGCCAGTGAGCACCCGAACGTCGCTCAGCGGCCGTACCTCCACCTCTGCTACTTCGGCGGGGATGGGGGCATCGTCGGCGGCCACTGAGCACAGTCCACCGCGGGTGAATTCCCCCACATGGGGACCCCGTGAGGATGCGCTGAAAGCGCTCGCCTCGTCGGAAAGGGTCGGGAATCACATTCTCGACCTTTCCGATGTGGGTTTCTGAATCCGATTGCGCTCCGCCCTCCTCCCGCGCGAATCTCCCTGCCTCTGAGCGCGGCTTTTCCCTTCGCCCATCTGGCTCGACGTGGTGGACGCCTGCCGGGCCCTCCCGCTCCATGGGGTCGGTACGGCTTGCGGGCTGCCGCGGCTTGCTACCTGTTGCTCATGGTCGCCTTGCCCGTGGGCATCGTGGCGAGGAGCGGGTTCTCTGCTGGGCTCGGAGGCCTCGCGCGCGCGCTCTGGCACCCCGTGGCCCGTAGCGCGTTGCTGCTGACCCTGCAGTCGGCCGCGATCATGGCCTTGATCAACGCGGTGATGGGCACACTCATCGCCTACGTGCTCGTGCGCTACCAGTTCCCGGGTCGACGCATCCTCAACCTGCTCATCGACCTGCCTTTCGCCATCCCCACGCTGGTCGCAGGGCTCATGCTCGTGGTGTTGCTGGGGCCCTCCGCGCCGCTCGGACGCGCCCTGGACGGCGCTGGACTCCGCGTCGTGTATGCGCCTGCATCGATCCTTCTCTGCCTGCTCTTCGTGACCCTTCCGTTCGTCGTGCGCGCCGTCGAGCCGGTGCTGCGTGAACTCGACCCTGCCGAGGAAGAGGCGGCTCGCATTCTGGGCGCGAGCGACGTCGCGGCATTTCGTCGGGTGATCTTGCCGTCGCTCTCGCCTGCCATCGTGAGTGGCTCCTTGCTCAGCTTCTCGCGGGCTCTCGGAGAGTTCGGCTCCATCGTGGTGGTGGCAGGGAACATCCCGCGCCGCACCCTCACCGCGGCGGTCTTCGTTTTCGGTGAGGTGGAGTCGGGGAATCCACTCGCGGCGAGCGCGATGGCGCTCGTCTTGATTACGATTTCATTTTCCATCCTGCTGCTCGTGGATGCATTCGGCCGGCGAGCAGCGCATGCCTAGGCGTGTCAGGCTCGGGCGTGCGGCGCTCATTGCCATTGCCGTCGTCTATGTCTGTGCGCTGGTCGCGGTTCCGGCTGCGGCGCTGCTCCATGGCGCCTTCAGCGAGGGGCTCGGGCCGTTCTTTCAGGTCTTCGCTCGGCCGGATGTCCGTCATGCTCTCTCGATGACGGCGCTGATGGTGTTCTCGGCCGTCGTGGTGAACACCGTGTTCGGCACGGCAATCGCGTGGGTGCTGACCCGTGACCGTTTTCGTGGCCGGCGGCTCCTGAATGGCCTCGTGGACGTGCCGTTCGCGATTTCGCCGGTCATCGTCGGGTTCGTGTTGCTCGAGCTCTTCGGGCGTCAGGGCCTCTTCACGCCGGTGACGCGCGCGCTTGGCGTCCAGATCGCCTTTGCGTGGCCAGGGATGGCGCTGGCAACGACGTTCGTGACGTTGCCCTTCGTCGTCCGTGAGGTGGCTCCGGTGCTCGAGGAGGTCGGCACGGAGCAGGAGGCCGCGGCCCATACCCTGGGGGCCTCCGCCCTCGTCACGTTCTTCCGGGTGACGCTGCCCTCGATCCGCTGGGGACTCGCTTACGGGATCACCTTGACGGCGGCTCGTAGCATCGGCGAGTTCGGCGCCGTCCTGATCATCTCCGGGGGCATCGCCGGCCGCACGGAGACGGCGACGAGCTTCGTGTACCGGGCGCTCGAAGATCGCGACGATCTCGGGGCTCATGCGGTCGCCGTCGTGCTCGCTGTCGCCTCCCTCGCGCTGCTCGGCGCCATGGAAATGCTCAAGCGCTGGCGTGCTGGTTCGCGCCAGGTAGAGGAGTAGCCGCCGTGGGGATCGTGGTTCGTGGCCTGAAGAAGCGGTTTGGGGCGACCCAGGTGCTCGACGACGTCTCGTTCGAGATCGCCCGTGGCGAGATGGTGGCGCTGCTCGGCCCCAGCGGCGGGGGCAAGAGCACGGTGCTCCGGATCATCGCCGGGCTGGAGTTTGCCGACGAAGGGGAGGTGCACCTCAGGGGACGGGTCGCCACCCA is part of the Chondromyces crocatus genome and encodes:
- a CDS encoding choice-of-anchor L domain-containing protein yields the protein MGLRRFTAASLAISTLAIASSAHALNVTPTDNAQALANALLGSGGAVSITSVSYSGAAHASGLFTDGPLGLADGTLLTTGRAIDALPPNSSPTTTTANNLPGHPLCDALIPGYTSYDASILTITFDLAASFNGIQFNSVFGSEEFPEWVGSSYNDVYGVYLNGSQVAFDDNGAPITINGPFFSSGSVVLTPANGTEYNGTTGILNTRAPLAGGSTNNLLQIVICDAGDTAFDSGAFVSGLNGCIGEDCSGTVPCALIDNDGDGINSCDDCDDANPNTYPGAPEYCDGVDNNCNGEIDEGGVCAPVCVTVQRGTFGHAEDASIYPLSPNYNEGALASLRTGNTSPPKKALVQFDLNFVPSGAIVTQASFGIFQEYTTLQNPINIHQVLAPWTESTVTAGSLNNNWDPAVLASFTTVSGTAAHAVDVTTIVSEWVYGIEANHGFLLEEGASPALHSYRASEHPNVAQRPYLHLCYFGGDGGIVGGH
- a CDS encoding ABC transporter permease encodes the protein MRAAAACYLLLMVALPVGIVARSGFSAGLGGLARALWHPVARSALLLTLQSAAIMALINAVMGTLIAYVLVRYQFPGRRILNLLIDLPFAIPTLVAGLMLVVLLGPSAPLGRALDGAGLRVVYAPASILLCLLFVTLPFVVRAVEPVLRELDPAEEEAARILGASDVAAFRRVILPSLSPAIVSGSLLSFSRALGEFGSIVVVAGNIPRRTLTAAVFVFGEVESGNPLAASAMALVLITISFSILLLVDAFGRRAAHA
- a CDS encoding sulfate ABC transporter permease subunit, producing MPRRVRLGRAALIAIAVVYVCALVAVPAAALLHGAFSEGLGPFFQVFARPDVRHALSMTALMVFSAVVVNTVFGTAIAWVLTRDRFRGRRLLNGLVDVPFAISPVIVGFVLLELFGRQGLFTPVTRALGVQIAFAWPGMALATTFVTLPFVVREVAPVLEEVGTEQEAAAHTLGASALVTFFRVTLPSIRWGLAYGITLTAARSIGEFGAVLIISGGIAGRTETATSFVYRALEDRDDLGAHAVAVVLAVASLALLGAMEMLKRWRAGSRQVEE